The Dehalococcoidales bacterium nucleotide sequence AACGTGTATGTTAACAGCAGGTATAGATATCGGTTCTCTGACCACCAAAGCTGCAATTGTAGGTAGCGGTAAGGTTATTGCCCACGAGATGGTCCTTACCGGTGACAGCAGTCACGAGGCTGCTGCCAGGGCAGTGGAAGCCGCTATCAGGCTTGCCGGAGCGGAAACTGGAGACATTGCTAAAATTGTCTCTACCGGAGCAGGGAAGAGCGAGACCCCATATGCCGATGAACAGGCGACCGAGTTGCTGTGTGATGCCAGGGGTACTCTGTTCTATTATCCCTCGGCCAGAACAATCATCGACATGGGTGCTGAGAATGTCCGTGTTATCAGATGTGGTGCGACGGGGCGGGTGCTGGACTTCGGTCTGAATGACAAGTGCGCCTCAGGCACCGGAATCTTCCTCGATACAATGGCCAAAGCGCTGGAAGTAACAGTTGAAAACCTGGGACCAATCTCTCTGCAAGCCAACGAGGACATTACGATAACCGCAACCTGTGCTGTCTTTGCCGAGTCGGAGGTTGTGGGACTGATTGCCAGAGGTACGGATAAAGCTTCCATTCTCGGCGGTATTCACAAGTCCATCGCCAGCAGGATATATGGACTGGCAAACAGGCTGGGCATCAACAGGGACGTTGCATTCATAGGTGGGGGCGCGAAGAATATCGGGCTCAGCACAAGCCTGGCGGGTCTCATTAACCAGGAACTCCTTATTCCTGAGCATCCGCAGATTGTGGGAGCTGTAGGGGCAGCCCTCATCGCCGAGGAGAGGAACAGGTAGGTGATGATAACCGCCGGTGTGGATGTCGGTTCCCTGACGGGTAAGGCACTGATACTTAAGGACAGCGAGATAGCATCGTGGAGCCTGCTACCTACCGGTGCGGATAGCACTGTAGCTGCCGGGAAAGCAATAGATGCGGCTCTGGAGAAAGCGCAGCTATCACTAAGCAACATCGACTACGTTGTTTCGACGGGATACGGCAGACAAATAGTACCCTTCGCCCAGCGAAACATCACTGAAATCTCCTGTCACGCCAGGGGAGCACACTGGCTTTTTCCGCAGGCAAGGACCATATTGGATATGGGCGGGCAGGACTGCAAGGCAATAAGGTGTGACGATGCCGGTAAGGTCACCAACTTTGTCATGAACGATAAATGTGCCGCTGGCGCCGGGAGGTCCATGGAGGTAATGGCGGAATTACTGCAGCTACCACTGGATGAGCTGGGTGGACTTTCGCTGGAAATAGTGGCGACTGAGGTGCCTATCAGCAGCACCTGTGTGGTCTTTGCTAAATCTGAGGCTCTGTCTCACCTGCGCCGGGGAAAACACAGGAACGATATTCTGGCTGGCGTGTGTGAAGCACTGGCTACCAGGGTTCATAGCCTGTTAAACAGGGTAGGCATAGAATCGGAGTTTGTCATTAGTGGTGGGATTGCCAAGAATATCGGCATAGTGAAACGTCTGACCGATAAGACAGGCTTAACTCCCCGCATAGCCGATGAGCCTCAGATAGTAGGGGCGCTGGGTGCTGCCCTCTTCGCCGAGGAGATATTACAGAGAGAGCGGCAAATTTGAAGGATATAACCAGCCCTTCGAAATCATCTCGCAGCAAGTCAGATGAGTTCTCTAACGGCTAAAAATGATTGCTCATTACGGTTATACCGATGCATCAGGCGAATACTATATCATCATTGACACCGACAAATGCGATGGCTGTGAGGAATGTGTCAGGGTGTGCTCCAGAGGTGTCTTCGAACTAGCTCTTGATGATTATGATAAGGCCGTTGCCCGTGTCAAAGAGGACGTGGTCAAGTCAATTCACTATGTCTGTCCGGGATATGGCGGCAAGTGTATTAACGAGGAAAACAATTGCCATAAAGCTTGTCCGTATGATGCTATCAGTCACACGTGGTAGCAGGAAAGCACGAGCCGAATTCCTGTTCTAGCAAGGTGCTCAAAAAAGGAGTCCAGAGGGGGTGCCCCTCAGAAGGGGCCTGCCCCTTATGGCAGGGGTGTCTGGGCGTCATTCTTACAGAATGACGTTAGCAGAATCCGCAACCAGATTCTGCCGGTGTCCCCCAGATATAATATTCCCCCCCTTCCTCGGTAGGAAGGCTCTTCCTGGCCAGGAAAGGGAAGGCGGCCCAGATGGGCCGCACGGGGGTTGGTCGAAAGGGTTTTTCATTACCCTGCTAGGTTTCCCCGACCTCTATTTCCTTCAGTATCTCTCTAACTGCCTCGAAACCGGGGGATGTGCCGGGAAGGTCAATTAGCGGCTTGCCACCCAGGTCGTATTCAGTAATACTTTCGTCCTCCGGAATATGTCCAAACACCTTTAATCCTGTCTTCCGGGCAGCCTCATTTACCGCCTTGCTACTATCCTTCAGTCTGTTGATTACCAGACCCTTCTGTCCCAGCCTGGTGGCACCACCAGCCCCGGCAATTCCATCAATGACGCCGGCTGTCTGGAAACCCCTGATGGACGTATCAGTCAGAATTATCAGAGTGTCTATATTCTGAAGTACCCGCCTGTTGATTTGCTCAGGTCCCGCCTCGCCATCAACCACAATGACATCGTATTCGCCGGACAGGCTCTCTATTCCGTACCTCAAAAGGTCGTTGATACCACAGTAGCAGCCCGGTCCCTCTGACCGCCCCATCACCAGTAGGTCAAACCCGTTACCATGCCCCACGATGTCGGCTATTACTGTCCGCACATGACTATCCATTACCCCCTTCCTCACTATCGGGTCTTCAATCATTTCTGTCCTGATCTCAGAGAGGGTCTTGCCAACTTCCATACCGAGGGCATAGGATAGACTTATTGCTGAATCGGCGTCTATTGCCAGAACCCTGGCTCCTGCCTCGCTGCTGAGAAGTCGAATCATCAAAGCAGCAAGCATGGTTTTTCCGGTACCACCCTTACCGGTTACCGCAATTACCTTTGCCATTCCGATACCTCACATCACAATTGTTCCCGGATAGAGCGAACTCTGCACCAGAAACCGCTCAGACTGCCTGGGCAACCAGTTCTGCTATATCCAGAATGTCCAGCCTCGCTCCCGATTCCTCGACCGCATCCTTGAAGTTCCTTTCGCACCAGGGGCAGGCCGTCACCAGGGTGTCAGCCCCGGTAGCTATCGCCTCACTGATTCTCTCCCCGGCCGTCCACAGCGCCAGTTCCGGGCAGGCTTCTTTCACCCCGCCACCGGCACCGCAGCACCACGAGTTCTCCCTGATGCGTTCCATCTCCACCAACTCTACTCCCGGTATGCTCTTCAGTATGTCCCGGGGAGGTTCATAAACGCCTGGTGATACATGCCGCCCCAGGTGACAGGGGTCATGATAGGTAACTTTCTTCGATAGTTGTTTACCGAATTTGATTCTCCCTTCCTTTATCAACTGGTCGAGGTATTCTACCATGTGCAACACCTCGAAATTCATCTTCCCCTCGACCTTCGGGTAGAGTGCTTTGAATGTGCTATACCCATCGGAGCAAGACGTCACTACCCGGTTCACACCCAGGGCGTTGAACGTTTCCATAGAATGCTGGGCGTATTTGGTGAATTCACCCAGGTATCCTATTTCATAAGCACGACCTCCGCAGCAGGACTCCTCCCTGCCCATGACACCAACAGCTACCCCTGCCGCCTTCAGCACCGCTACTACACTTCTCGGCACCTCCCAGAGTTCACGCTCAAAAGAGAGCATACATCCGGCATGGTACAGCACGTCTACTTTCTCCCGGGTGGCATCCTTCAACTCCAGGCCCTCAGCCCATGCCCCTCGTTCCGCTTTCGGTTTGCCGAAGACATTATCATCTCTTCTCAGCCCGTCGACCATTACCATGTAGGCCGGATTCAGGAACCCCTGGGTAACTGCTTCCGTCCGAATAGCCTGTACAGACTCGAAAATGTGCTCGTGGTGATAGACACCGCACTGCTGTTCGCACGAGCGGCAGCCAGTGCAAGCGTATATTCTCTCCAGCGTGTCATCATCGGCCAGTGTTAACGCCCCTTCCAACACAGCTCTCCCGATGAACAGTTTTCCCGACGGGAAGTAGGACTCAAGCTTAAACCTTTCGCCGGCCGGGCAACTCGGTACAGATATGTTAAGCACTTCCTTGCAGGTGCCACACCGTGTGCATCCGTATAGCCATTCCTTTACTTCCTCAAGACTCATCCTTTCCTCCTTCGCCTGGTTTGAACACCATCTATTCCTGTGGTGCGCCCCACCTCCCCGGGTTCATGATGTTGTTGGGGTCAAGCATTCCCTTGACCCTTCTATGCAATTCTACCCAGTTGGGGTCTGCCCGTTCCTCAAGTTTTCTTATTGCCCAGACCGGAGTCTTGTAAGGGATAAAACCCATATCTATAACCATGTCCAACTGTTCCGTGCAGAGTTCACGGATTCTTCTAATCTCATCCGGGTCTTCCTTATTGAAAGGCAGCAGCCACCTCAGGGCAACAAAGTGCCCCTCCCTCATGACCCTCGTGTAGCAACTTCGGGTAAAGCCGTGTCTATCCTGGATTTCACACCCCTTTTTAACCGTCTCAAGCCATTTACTCATGGGGCCGTACGTTCCGACCCAGGTTAAGCCTCCTCCGGAGCTTAACAACCCCAGGACCTGCATAGGATACTGTGCCGTTGTGCTGGGAGAAGTCTGGGGACCAAGTACCTTGATACCCTCAAGCTCCTCCTTCACCACCTCTTCAATCACCTCAACCTTGGCCTTAAGCTCATTTTCGGTATTTCCTGAAATCTCAGCTGTTATCACAAATTCGGGCTCTCCGGGACTGGTAGCCCGTGCCGGATAGGAAGATATCTTCACGTTCGTCTCCGTGGCAGACTGAGTGGCCCTGGCCCACGTGTAAGAGAGGCCGATTATATCGTCCGGAACCCGGGTCCGGGATATCGTCCTCAGGAGTTGATAGGCGCTATCCATATCCATCGTCAGGCAGTTTATTGCTGCCGTGTGCTTCGGCTTGGGCCAGACGCTCACCGCTATCTTGGTGACCACCCCAGTAGCCCCCTGCCATCCCAGGAAAAGCCCGGCAAGGTCAGGGAGAGGGTCCCGGTCCTGCCATCCCTCGCTAACTGCACAGGAGCCAATCCTCACCAGTTCTCCTGTGGGAAGGACTACTTCCATTCCACTGGTCCAGTGTGATGCTGACCCGTATCTAAACGATAGATTGTCGAGTCCCAGCAGGAGGGCATTACCCATGACACTGGTGGAGGGTGGCGAAAAGGCATAGGTATACATCAGGCCGGGGTGGTGCCGCTCGAGGTACGCTTTCATATGACCAAACGACACTCCCGGCTCAATTATGGCATACATGTCCGTTTCATTTACTTCTATTATGCGGTTCATCCTTTTCAGGTCCAGCACCATGCCACCCTTAAGGGGTATGGTCAGCCCCCCGATGTTTCCCCCGGCAATGTAAGGAATAACAGGCACCTTTTCTTTGTTGGCAAGCCGCAGAGTCGCCTGTACCTCCTCCACCGTTTTGGGTAGAACTACAAGATCCGGCCAGCTCGGCTCAG carries:
- a CDS encoding FAD-binding oxidoreductase, producing MLEAAVISGVVKELEKVVGSEFVSTNQGDLYIYSQDMTQAEPSWPDLVVLPKTVEEVQATLRLANKEKVPVIPYIAGGNIGGLTIPLKGGMVLDLKRMNRIIEVNETDMYAIIEPGVSFGHMKAYLERHHPGLMYTYAFSPPSTSVMGNALLLGLDNLSFRYGSASHWTSGMEVVLPTGELVRIGSCAVSEGWQDRDPLPDLAGLFLGWQGATGVVTKIAVSVWPKPKHTAAINCLTMDMDSAYQLLRTISRTRVPDDIIGLSYTWARATQSATETNVKISSYPARATSPGEPEFVITAEISGNTENELKAKVEVIEEVVKEELEGIKVLGPQTSPSTTAQYPMQVLGLLSSGGGLTWVGTYGPMSKWLETVKKGCEIQDRHGFTRSCYTRVMREGHFVALRWLLPFNKEDPDEIRRIRELCTEQLDMVIDMGFIPYKTPVWAIRKLEERADPNWVELHRRVKGMLDPNNIMNPGRWGAPQE
- a CDS encoding acyl-CoA dehydratase activase, translating into MLTAGIDIGSLTTKAAIVGSGKVIAHEMVLTGDSSHEAAARAVEAAIRLAGAETGDIAKIVSTGAGKSETPYADEQATELLCDARGTLFYYPSARTIIDMGAENVRVIRCGATGRVLDFGLNDKCASGTGIFLDTMAKALEVTVENLGPISLQANEDITITATCAVFAESEVVGLIARGTDKASILGGIHKSIASRIYGLANRLGINRDVAFIGGGAKNIGLSTSLAGLINQELLIPEHPQIVGAVGAALIAEERNR
- a CDS encoding (Fe-S)-binding protein — translated: MSLEEVKEWLYGCTRCGTCKEVLNISVPSCPAGERFKLESYFPSGKLFIGRAVLEGALTLADDDTLERIYACTGCRSCEQQCGVYHHEHIFESVQAIRTEAVTQGFLNPAYMVMVDGLRRDDNVFGKPKAERGAWAEGLELKDATREKVDVLYHAGCMLSFERELWEVPRSVVAVLKAAGVAVGVMGREESCCGGRAYEIGYLGEFTKYAQHSMETFNALGVNRVVTSCSDGYSTFKALYPKVEGKMNFEVLHMVEYLDQLIKEGRIKFGKQLSKKVTYHDPCHLGRHVSPGVYEPPRDILKSIPGVELVEMERIRENSWCCGAGGGVKEACPELALWTAGERISEAIATGADTLVTACPWCERNFKDAVEESGARLDILDIAELVAQAV
- a CDS encoding AAA family ATPase; this encodes MAKVIAVTGKGGTGKTMLAALMIRLLSSEAGARVLAIDADSAISLSYALGMEVGKTLSEIRTEMIEDPIVRKGVMDSHVRTVIADIVGHGNGFDLLVMGRSEGPGCYCGINDLLRYGIESLSGEYDVIVVDGEAGPEQINRRVLQNIDTLIILTDTSIRGFQTAGVIDGIAGAGGATRLGQKGLVINRLKDSSKAVNEAARKTGLKVFGHIPEDESITEYDLGGKPLIDLPGTSPGFEAVREILKEIEVGET
- a CDS encoding acyl-CoA dehydratase activase, with the protein product MITAGVDVGSLTGKALILKDSEIASWSLLPTGADSTVAAGKAIDAALEKAQLSLSNIDYVVSTGYGRQIVPFAQRNITEISCHARGAHWLFPQARTILDMGGQDCKAIRCDDAGKVTNFVMNDKCAAGAGRSMEVMAELLQLPLDELGGLSLEIVATEVPISSTCVVFAKSEALSHLRRGKHRNDILAGVCEALATRVHSLLNRVGIESEFVISGGIAKNIGIVKRLTDKTGLTPRIADEPQIVGALGAALFAEEILQRERQI
- a CDS encoding 4Fe-4S binding protein encodes the protein MIAHYGYTDASGEYYIIIDTDKCDGCEECVRVCSRGVFELALDDYDKAVARVKEDVVKSIHYVCPGYGGKCINEENNCHKACPYDAISHTW